One genomic region from Nitrospira sp. encodes:
- a CDS encoding DUF1207 domain-containing protein → MLILSHAGGVPVYAIQDDYIAGYAASVLEHEFHLSRAVIEVEQGRVAVYVPRLGGEDPEKIQASLRAIPGVTNVDIQAGTEAPSNVRAGLVRAVTPEADSKFLPRGLLVDPMHADPRWPHFGAAYHALSNGHEFASAFGESFSVYRNAAPFKGEWELGIQAGVFGVFDTERQSIDLINADYTIGVVASYRADRLSGFVRIRHQSSHLGDEFILNNPQVARINLSYEEIDVKLSYDLTPWLRGYGGVGTLVRRDPRTLGRETTQAGVELKSPWFLAGGTIRPVAYADFQTNARANWAVAQSLMAGLQFENARIGDRKLQLLGEYFSGPSPDGQLFTHRVEWVGMGLHLWF, encoded by the coding sequence ATGCTGATTCTGTCCCATGCCGGAGGAGTCCCTGTTTACGCGATTCAGGATGACTACATCGCCGGATACGCAGCGTCTGTGTTGGAGCATGAGTTTCATCTTTCGAGGGCCGTCATCGAGGTCGAGCAGGGGCGGGTCGCGGTGTATGTTCCGCGTTTGGGCGGAGAGGATCCTGAAAAAATTCAGGCCTCCCTCCGCGCCATTCCGGGTGTGACGAATGTGGACATCCAGGCAGGCACGGAGGCTCCCAGCAACGTGCGGGCTGGTCTCGTACGAGCGGTCACTCCCGAAGCCGACTCAAAGTTTCTTCCACGCGGCCTCCTTGTCGACCCGATGCATGCCGATCCCCGGTGGCCGCATTTCGGCGCGGCCTATCATGCCCTCTCCAACGGGCACGAATTCGCGAGCGCCTTCGGTGAATCATTTTCCGTCTACCGGAATGCCGCGCCATTTAAGGGCGAGTGGGAACTGGGCATTCAGGCCGGAGTCTTCGGCGTCTTTGATACCGAACGTCAATCGATCGATCTCATCAATGCGGACTATACCATCGGGGTCGTCGCCAGTTATCGCGCGGATCGGTTGTCCGGCTTTGTGCGCATCCGGCACCAGAGTTCTCATTTGGGAGATGAATTCATTTTGAACAATCCCCAGGTGGCCAGGATCAACCTGAGTTACGAGGAGATCGACGTGAAACTCTCCTACGACCTCACGCCGTGGTTGAGAGGATACGGAGGGGTGGGCACGCTGGTGAGGCGAGATCCCCGTACGTTGGGGCGTGAGACCACACAGGCGGGAGTTGAGCTCAAGAGTCCGTGGTTCTTGGCGGGAGGCACGATCAGACCAGTGGCCTATGCGGACTTTCAAACCAATGCGCGGGCCAATTGGGCTGTGGCGCAATCGCTCATGGCCGGGTTGCAGTTTGAAAACGCCAGAATCGGTGATAGGAAATTGCAACTACTGGGGGAATACTTTTCCGGCCCCAGTCCCGATGGGCAACTCTTCACCCATCGAGTGGAGTGGGTCGGCATGGGCCTGCACCTGTGGTTCTGA
- a CDS encoding DUF1328 domain-containing protein — protein sequence MLSWAVTFLVIGLIAGVLGVSGVAGTATHIAYVLFVIFLILAAIGMVMGKRPPVS from the coding sequence ATGTTGAGCTGGGCAGTGACATTTCTTGTCATCGGGCTGATTGCCGGCGTGTTGGGCGTCTCGGGTGTCGCAGGCACGGCGACGCATATCGCCTATGTGCTGTTCGTCATTTTCCTGATTCTGGCTGCGATCGGCATGGTCATGGGGAAACGACCTCCCGTGTCCTGA